In Anaerolineales bacterium, the sequence CGGCCTGCCCACGCCGCAGGTGGCCGCCGAGCTGGGCAGCACCGCGCTGGCCATCGTCAAATACCGCGACGAAGTGCGCCTGCTGGATGATGCGCTGACCGCCCAGCACCGCCTGGGCGAACGGCTGCGCGGTGTGCTGATCAACCGCGTGCCGGGCGACGCGGCCAAGTTCGTGCAGGAGGAAGCCGTGCCGTATCTGGAGCAGCGCGGCATCACCGTGCTGGGCAGCCTGCCGGAGGACCGCAGCCTGGGCGCGCTGACCGTGCAGGAAGTGCTGGACGTGGTGGGCGGCGAGCTGCTCACCGAAAAGCACGACCCGCAAGCCCTGGTCGAGACGATGACCGTGGGCGCCATGACCTCCGACGCGGCGCTGAGCCGCTTCCGCAAGCAGCCCAACAAAGTGGTCATCACCGGCGGCGACCGGGCCGACATTCAGTTGGCCGCTTTGGAAACCTCCACCGCGGCGCTGATCCTCAGCGGCAATTTGCAGCCCAGTCCGCTGATCCTCAAGCAAGCCGAGGAAAGCGGCGTAGCCGTGATGCTGGCCAGCGGGAACACGCTGGAGATCGTCGAGGCCATCGACCGCGTCTTCGGCAAGACGCGCCTGGGCCAGCTGGCCAAGCTGCAGCGTTTCGAAGAGCTGTTCGACAAGCATGTGGACGCGCAGCGCCTGAATCGCGCCCTGGAGCTGTAAAAAACGACGCCGGCAACCAAAAAGAGCCGCTTGCAGCGGCTCTTTTGTTTTATTAACTTGATGCAGATCACTGATTGACGTTCAACAAGGCTTCCAACGCCTCAAGGTGCTCAGCCTCGCCGATCGCCCCAATGCGGTCTCCGGCGATGAACATGGTGGTCGACTTGGGGTTAGGAATCAGTTTGCCACCCCGAATGATGGCCACGATCGAAGCGCCGGTGCGGCCGCGCAGGTCGCTCTCGGCCAGGTTGTGGCCGATGATGGAGTTGTTCTCCTCGCCCAGCGTATACCAGGTGATCTCCATTTCGCCGGCGGCGCGCAGCAAGTTGCGCAGCAACATGTGCTCGCGGCGGTTTTCGTCCTCAAACTCGTAATGCTTGTGGCGCACTTCCTCGGCGTAGCTGTCCACCTCGCGGCGCGGGAAACCCAGCTGCAGCAGCGTATGGCGCACCATCTCCAGCCCGCCTTCCAGCTCCGGCTGGATGACGTGCTTGGCGCCCAGCTTGGTGAGCTGCTCGATGTTCTCGGCAGTGGCCGCCCGGGCGATGATCGGCAGGTCCGGGTTGGCGCGGTGCGCGGCGGCCACGATGATCTCGGTGGCGGCCTCTTCGGGCAAGGTGACCACCATCGCCTTGGCCTTCTTCAGCCCGGCGTGCAGCAGCACCTCGGAATTGGCCGCGTCGCCATAGATGGTGGGGATGCCCATCTCGTTCAACTCGCTGACCATTTCCGCGTCAGTCTCAATGATCAGCAAGGGAATTTCCAGGCGTTTCAGCACACGCAGCAGGTGCTTGCCCACCCGGCCGTAACCCACGATCACCACCGGCGCGGCGCCTTCTTCCAGCTCGACAGGCTCATCCGTGAAGCTCGCCTGGCGGTTAAGTCGCTGCCACAACCAGGGGATGTTGCGCAGCCACTTCTCAACCGGCTCGATGAACGTGAACAGCGCCGGGTTGATCGTGATGGAAATCAAGGCAGCGGCCAAGATCAGCGAATACTCGTTGGATGTGAGCATGCCCAGCTGCAGGCCAGCCTGGCCGACGATAAAGGAAAACTCGCCGATCTGGCTGAGGCCAGCCGCCACCACCAGGAAGGCGTGGGCCGGGCCTTTAATCAGCATGCCCAGGCCCAGGGTGATGATGGCTTTACCCACCACCACCAGCAGGGTCAGGGCCACCACCTCCATCCAATGGGCGATCAGGAAGGCTGGGTTAACCAACATGCCGACGGAAACAAAAAAGACGACCGCAAAGGCTTCCTGAAAGGGCAGCACATCCGCGCCGACCTGGTAGCTCTGCGGCGATTCGCTGACGATGGCGCCGGCGGCGAAGGCGCCCAGCGCCAGCGAGACGCCGAACAGCTCGGCCGCCCCCAGGGCGGTACCCAGCGAGATGAACAGCACCGCCAAGATGAAGAGCTCACGCGAGCGGGTATGGGCGATGAAGTTGAGCAGCCAGGGGAAGAAATGCTTGCCCACCAGGAACATGAGGGCCACGAAGATGCCGGCTTTGAAGAGGGTCATGAACAGCTGGTTCCACTCGAACTGGCCGCCTTGCGGGGCCAGGGCGGGCATCAGGATCAGGATCAGGATGGTGGCCAGGTCTTCCATCACCAGCCAGCCCACCGCCACTTGGCCGGCATGCGTATTGAGCAGATTGCGGTCCATCAGGTTGCGCAGCAGGACCACCGTACTGGCGATGGAAATCGCCAAGCCAATGACGATGCTGGCGCCCACCGACAGCCCCCAGACCTGGCTGAGCAGGAAACCGATCAGGGTCGCCAGCAGCAGTTGGCCAATGGCGCCGGGGACAGCGATGCTGCGCACGCGCCACAGATCGGCGAAAGAGAAATGCAAGCCCACGCCGAACATGAGGAAGATGACGCCCAGTTCGGCCAGGTCCAGGATGGTTTGGGTATCCCCGGCGAACCCGGGAGTAAAAGGGCCAATGGCGATGCCCGCCAGCAGATAGCCAAGAATGGCGGGCAAACCCAGGCGGCGGGCGATCAGCCCGCCAATGAAGGCAGCCCCCAGGGCCACCGAGATATTAACCAGGAGTTCAGGCACATGTTGCATGCGCCAATTGTAGGCCCGTTTTTGTCCTGCGAAAAGATGTCGGCAGTTAAGTGGCCGCTAAACCTTCCGGCCCTTCGTTGACGAAGTGGGTCAACTCACTGACGCTCAACTGGCCCAGGTTGAGCTTGTCCAGCGTGCGGCCGCGGTGCCAGTAGTCCGTACGGTGCATAAAGGAAGCCATGCGAATCATGGCGTCCATGCCGCGCACCGAGACCCCATAGCGCTGGCCGAAGGAAGTGATCGGCACCAGGCTCATCGGCACGTCTTCGGTCACATAGCGGTGGTTGACCGTACTGGGGGCCTTAATGCCGTGGTAGCCCTGCTGGTTGTGGATCGCCTCCAGCAGGTCCGCCCCAGTGGAGCTGTAAGCCTGCTGCAGCCACTCCATGGCGGTGCGGGCGCGGATGCCCAGAGCCGAGGCGACGGTGACGCGCTCACGGTCCAGCACCTCCAGCACGCGGGCCACCGAAGGCGTGACACCTTCGATGTAGAACTCGTAATCGCCATGGGTTGATTCGATGCGCCCGGCGTTGAGCACGGTCAGCGCCGGGTGGAAGATGGCGCCCATGTTGTTCAGGCCGGTGTGCAGCACATTGACGCCGTCAATGAACTGCGGATAGGCGCTGGCCAGCGCATCCAACACCGCCTGGGTGCGCTTGGCGGGAAAAGCGGCCAGCGGCACGGCCTCTTTAATGCGGAAAATACGCGCCTGCGCCGGGCCGTCTGAACGACTGGCATAGATCAGCGTCTCGGCCTCGGCGATGGTCACATCGGCCGTGCAGCCGTGAGCGCGGATGGTTTGATAGAACTCCAATGCGCCGCAGGTGCGCCCGGGGTTGAGCACCACGATCTGGCCATCCTTCAGGTGCGGGGCGGCCAGGGTGGCGATGTCGATGTGGGCGCTGGAAGGCACCACGACCATGATCACATCGGCGTTCTTGAGCGCGGCCGCCATGTCGGAGGTGGCCAGCTTGAGTTCGCCAAAACCTTCCGGCCCGCGGTCATCCGGCTCCAGGTCAATGCCGCCCCGGCGCTGGATGGCGGCGATATGGTCGGGGTTGCGGTTGTAGAGGGTCACCGCGAAACCCATGATGGCCAAGTGAGCGGCCATGGCTTTGCCGCCGTGGCCGGCGCCAACTACAGTGTAGCGAGTCTTCTTGGCAACTTTTTTGCTCATAGCGCACTCCTTGCTCCCTGCGCCAAAGCGTTCAGGCGCTGTTTCTCTGTGATCGGTTTGCCGGTCTCGGGGTCCACGCTGATGCAGGCCCCGCGCTCGTCGAAAGTGGTGCGGATTTGGCCGCGGCCGTGCGGGTTGTTGCCCAGCTGCGGCGCGTCCAAGATGCCGGTTTCCACCGCGGCGGACAGGGTGGCCGCGTCAGCCAGCGGGTCCTGCACACCCGGCGCGGCCAGCTTGCGGATGGCGTCCAGCAGCAGGCGCGCCTCGGCCACCAGTTCTTGCTTGCGGGTGACGATCAGCGGGTCATGCGTGGCATCTGGCAGGCCGCGCAGGGCGTTCTCGATGGCGCGGCGTCCCATTTGGCTGGCGGCGATCACCTCGCCGGCGGTGGCGGCGTGGTCGGCCTCGGTGTGGCCGACGATGTGAATGATGTGCGGCTTGAGCTGCATCTGCAAATAGACGCTTGCGGCCAGGTGGCCGCGCGAAGCTTCAATATCCACCGGGTAGCTGAGCAGGCCGGTGCGCGTCTGGCGCCACACGCGGAAGTCTTTGTCTTCCAGTTCAGAGACCAACTCCAGACCGGCCAACATCTTGGCCAGGTCCATCGTGTCGGAGAGGCCGGGCGGGCTGTTGAACATCATCTGCACGATGTGGTCGTGCACCCCATAGGCTTTGGCGTTGTAGGCTGCCAGGTAGAGGGCCACGCAGAAAATGGCATCCGGCGCGTCACGCATGCCCCAGTGGTGCGCTTCGTTGAGTTCGACGGGGATATCCCGCTCACCGTACCAACTCATCAGCTCCTGGTGCTCTCGCAGTGAACCTTGCAGGTCCCAGGGGCCGCGGCCGTCCATCTTGTTGAACCAGAAGAGCGGGATGGCAGCCCAGGCCATATTGATGGTTTCCATGAACATCTCAGCCAGCTTGAGGAAGTCGTCGGTGCCGGTGTAGGTGCGCAGCAGGGGGAAGTTGCCGTGGCGGCTGGCCGCATACAGGGCGCGGAAATCGTCAGCGCTGCGCACCGGCACGCCACCCGCGCCGCGGCGGCGCGGGTTCTGGCGCTCGGGGTGGAAGAAATTCTCCTGGGCGTCCTGGTCAGTGCCGATCGAAATCACATCCAGGGCACGCGCCTCGGCGATCTGCTGGATGCCCGCGACCGTCTCTTCCATGGTGGGTAGGCCGAAATGGTGGCGGATCAGCGGGTAGGGCTGCTTCCATTGGATGCGGCCCACCGTGGTCTGCGGGAAGTCGGCCTCGCTGGCCGGGCCGGCCTGTTCGCCATGCAGGAAAGCGAGGACTTCGTCCATGCTTTCGGTGCCGTCAAAGCTGGCGGCGAAGAAACCCAGCTTGTCGGCGCGCTCCACTACCGGGGGCGTGCCGGCAAAGGCGAACTGCACCCCGGCGCTGTGCAGTTCGTCGGCTTCCTCGGCGAACTCGGCCAGCAAGCGCTCACCGGTCTCCGGCGTCAGCCGGTAGGATACGCCGACCAGGTCGGCTTTCTCCTCCCGCGCCACCGCCAGCATGCGTTCGATGGGCACAGCCGGGCCCAAGAAGACGGTGCGCCAGCCAGCCTGCTGTGCCAAGCGCAGAAAATTGGACACGCCGGCTACATGCACGCACTCACCCAGGGCGCCGGCGACCACGGTTTTTTGTTTGGAGGCTGAATTCGCCATTTTTCCTCCTTGCACTAGGAGTACGGGTTGGCTCCCCTGATAACGGCCTGCTGATGTTTATGTTTCGTAATACACTAGATTGAGCAGGCTGCGCAGTTCAGCAGAGATGAAGGGTTGGACGCCGGCAAGGCCGGGCGGATGACAAGACTTGGAAATTTTATCATGTCATCCATCTCTATCGGAAAAATATTCTTTCAGACGGGTTAACATCTTGTAATGGCCACCAAAGACAAAAATGTGCTGATCACCGGCGCTTCGACCGGCATTGGAGAGGCCACGGCGCTGTACCTGGCGGAACGCGGCTGGCAGGTGTTTGCCGGTGTGCGCAAAGCCGCGGATGCCAAGCGGCTGGAAGAAATGCACCCCAGCATCTCCCCCGTGACGGTGGATGTGACCAAGCCGGCACAGATCAAGGCGGCGGTCAAGACGATTCAAAAGCAGACCGGCCGGGCCGGCCTGCAAGGCTTAGTGAACAATGCCGGGGTGGCCATGACCGGGCCGCTGGAATTCCTACCCATCGAGGAACTGCGCAGCCAGTTCGAGGTCAACTTCCTCGGCCAGGTGGCGGTGACGCAGGCCTTTTTGCCGTTGCTGCGCAAAGGCAAGGGCCGGGTGGTCAACATGAGCTCGATCAGCGGGAAAGTGACCAGCCCTTTCCTGGTGCCGTATTCCTCTTCCAAACATGCCTTGGAGGCGTTTAGCGACGGGTTACGCCGCGAGCTGCGTCCCTGGAAACTGCATGTGGCCAGCATCCTGCCTGGGCCGGTGGCCACGCCGATCTGGGACAAGTCGCTGGACCAGGCCGCCGAGGCCAGCGCCCGGCTGCCCAAGCAAGCCGAGGCGCTGTACGGTGCGGCGATGCGCAGCCGGCTGAAACAGGCCGCGCAGCTGGGCATGCACGGCGTGCCGCCGGAGGCCGTGGCTCGAGATGTGCTGCACGCCCTGAGGGCGACGCGGCCGCGCACGCGCTACGC encodes:
- a CDS encoding cobalamin B12-binding domain-containing protein, with protein sequence MANSASKQKTVVAGALGECVHVAGVSNFLRLAQQAGWRTVFLGPAVPIERMLAVAREEKADLVGVSYRLTPETGERLLAEFAEEADELHSAGVQFAFAGTPPVVERADKLGFFAASFDGTESMDEVLAFLHGEQAGPASEADFPQTTVGRIQWKQPYPLIRHHFGLPTMEETVAGIQQIAEARALDVISIGTDQDAQENFFHPERQNPRRRGAGGVPVRSADDFRALYAASRHGNFPLLRTYTGTDDFLKLAEMFMETINMAWAAIPLFWFNKMDGRGPWDLQGSLREHQELMSWYGERDIPVELNEAHHWGMRDAPDAIFCVALYLAAYNAKAYGVHDHIVQMMFNSPPGLSDTMDLAKMLAGLELVSELEDKDFRVWRQTRTGLLSYPVDIEASRGHLAASVYLQMQLKPHIIHIVGHTEADHAATAGEVIAASQMGRRAIENALRGLPDATHDPLIVTRKQELVAEARLLLDAIRKLAAPGVQDPLADAATLSAAVETGILDAPQLGNNPHGRGQIRTTFDERGACISVDPETGKPITEKQRLNALAQGARSAL
- a CDS encoding SDR family oxidoreductase translates to MATKDKNVLITGASTGIGEATALYLAERGWQVFAGVRKAADAKRLEEMHPSISPVTVDVTKPAQIKAAVKTIQKQTGRAGLQGLVNNAGVAMTGPLEFLPIEELRSQFEVNFLGQVAVTQAFLPLLRKGKGRVVNMSSISGKVTSPFLVPYSSSKHALEAFSDGLRRELRPWKLHVASILPGPVATPIWDKSLDQAAEASARLPKQAEALYGAAMRSRLKQAAQLGMHGVPPEAVARDVLHALRATRPRTRYAPGRLIALAIFALRFAPDRLLDWLLTRRSRS
- a CDS encoding phosphotransacetylase family protein, with the protein product MKSIYITSVERYSGKTAASLALGKRLQAAGHQVGYLKPLSLQPWRVGQHWADEDAGFVKEILGLESEPWEMSPVVVTREGLQELLAEGQQASLMARVKAALEAAAQGKDYMILEGGGSLREGYAVGLPTPQVAAELGSTALAIVKYRDEVRLLDDALTAQHRLGERLRGVLINRVPGDAAKFVQEEAVPYLEQRGITVLGSLPEDRSLGALTVQEVLDVVGGELLTEKHDPQALVETMTVGAMTSDAALSRFRKQPNKVVITGGDRADIQLAALETSTAALILSGNLQPSPLILKQAEESGVAVMLASGNTLEIVEAIDRVFGKTRLGQLAKLQRFEELFDKHVDAQRLNRALEL
- a CDS encoding cation:proton antiporter, with product MQHVPELLVNISVALGAAFIGGLIARRLGLPAILGYLLAGIAIGPFTPGFAGDTQTILDLAELGVIFLMFGVGLHFSFADLWRVRSIAVPGAIGQLLLATLIGFLLSQVWGLSVGASIVIGLAISIASTVVLLRNLMDRNLLNTHAGQVAVGWLVMEDLATILILILMPALAPQGGQFEWNQLFMTLFKAGIFVALMFLVGKHFFPWLLNFIAHTRSRELFILAVLFISLGTALGAAELFGVSLALGAFAAGAIVSESPQSYQVGADVLPFQEAFAVVFFVSVGMLVNPAFLIAHWMEVVALTLLVVVGKAIITLGLGMLIKGPAHAFLVVAAGLSQIGEFSFIVGQAGLQLGMLTSNEYSLILAAALISITINPALFTFIEPVEKWLRNIPWLWQRLNRQASFTDEPVELEEGAAPVVIVGYGRVGKHLLRVLKRLEIPLLIIETDAEMVSELNEMGIPTIYGDAANSEVLLHAGLKKAKAMVVTLPEEAATEIIVAAAHRANPDLPIIARAATAENIEQLTKLGAKHVIQPELEGGLEMVRHTLLQLGFPRREVDSYAEEVRHKHYEFEDENRREHMLLRNLLRAAGEMEITWYTLGEENNSIIGHNLAESDLRGRTGASIVAIIRGGKLIPNPKSTTMFIAGDRIGAIGEAEHLEALEALLNVNQ
- a CDS encoding NAD/NADP octopine/nopaline dehydrogenase family protein, whose protein sequence is MSKKVAKKTRYTVVGAGHGGKAMAAHLAIMGFAVTLYNRNPDHIAAIQRRGGIDLEPDDRGPEGFGELKLATSDMAAALKNADVIMVVVPSSAHIDIATLAAPHLKDGQIVVLNPGRTCGALEFYQTIRAHGCTADVTIAEAETLIYASRSDGPAQARIFRIKEAVPLAAFPAKRTQAVLDALASAYPQFIDGVNVLHTGLNNMGAIFHPALTVLNAGRIESTHGDYEFYIEGVTPSVARVLEVLDRERVTVASALGIRARTAMEWLQQAYSSTGADLLEAIHNQQGYHGIKAPSTVNHRYVTEDVPMSLVPITSFGQRYGVSVRGMDAMIRMASFMHRTDYWHRGRTLDKLNLGQLSVSELTHFVNEGPEGLAAT